From a single Flavobacterium sp. genomic region:
- a CDS encoding DUF4249 domain-containing protein, giving the protein MVKKLLKIVTLFLLTTTISFSLFSCEDVVDIDLTTAAPRLVIDASIKWQKGTLGNVQTIKLTTTTGFYSSTIPTVSGATVFITDGNGIQYDFIENPGTGNYVCTNFNPEIRQSYTLTVSLNSQIYTATESLIEVPTIDAVQQTEDGGFTGNEKEVKFFYQDNGLVNNLYLEEYNTSFTILPEYDVIDDAFFQGNQMFGLYTNEDMKTDDTLQFTLHGISQNYYNYMNVLLGIAGTNGGSPFQTPPATVRGNIVNQTNFNNFALGFFRLSETDTMSYTVE; this is encoded by the coding sequence ATGGTAAAGAAATTATTAAAAATAGTAACGTTATTTCTTTTAACAACAACTATTTCATTTTCATTATTTAGTTGTGAAGATGTCGTTGATATAGACTTAACTACGGCTGCGCCAAGATTAGTAATCGATGCTTCTATAAAATGGCAAAAAGGGACGCTTGGAAATGTGCAAACCATAAAACTAACCACAACAACTGGTTTTTATTCTTCAACAATTCCAACTGTTAGTGGTGCAACTGTTTTTATTACTGATGGAAATGGAATTCAATATGATTTTATTGAAAATCCGGGTACCGGCAATTATGTATGTACAAATTTTAATCCTGAAATAAGACAATCTTATACATTAACTGTTAGTCTAAACAGTCAAATTTATACTGCTACAGAATCATTAATAGAAGTTCCAACCATTGATGCTGTGCAACAAACCGAAGATGGTGGCTTTACAGGAAATGAAAAAGAAGTAAAATTCTTTTATCAAGACAATGGATTAGTCAATAATTTATATCTTGAAGAATACAATACCTCATTCACCATATTACCTGAATATGATGTAATAGACGATGCCTTTTTTCAAGGAAATCAGATGTTTGGATTATATACAAATGAAGACATGAAAACAGACGACACATTACAGTTCACGTTACATGGCATTTCCCAAAACTATTACAATTATATGAATGTTTTATTAGGAATTGCAGGTACTAATGGTGGAAGTCCTTTTCAAACGCCGCCAGCAACGGTTAGAGGAAACATTGTAAATCAAACTAATTTTAATAATTTCGCTTTAGGATTCTTTAGATTATCAGAAACCGATACAATGAGTTACACCGTTGAATAA
- a CDS encoding thiamine diphosphokinase: MSSHHIVRDDQEPALIIANGAACSEELIGQLLEWSPLVIVLDSAIERVLQLGIKVDVLLGDFDRGFDPNYYLEKQYPLEIVYAPNQDKTDLEKAFDYLIEKGHKAVNVIWATGKRADHTITNITNIVAYRNSLKIVVLDDYSKVFLLPLTYNKWYTANTVLSLIPIGKVSGITTKNLFYPLNNEVLTIGYRTGSSNHVTEDGIVSIEHIEGDLLLMECWD, encoded by the coding sequence ATGTCATCACACCATATTGTTCGCGACGATCAAGAACCAGCATTAATAATTGCTAATGGTGCAGCATGTAGTGAAGAATTAATAGGACAATTATTAGAATGGTCGCCATTAGTAATTGTTTTAGATTCAGCTATTGAACGCGTACTACAACTTGGTATCAAAGTGGATGTATTATTGGGCGATTTTGATCGAGGCTTTGATCCAAACTACTATTTAGAAAAACAATATCCCTTAGAAATTGTTTACGCCCCTAATCAAGACAAAACCGATTTAGAAAAAGCATTTGATTACCTCATCGAAAAAGGCCATAAAGCCGTAAACGTTATTTGGGCAACCGGAAAACGTGCTGATCACACCATAACCAACATCACAAATATTGTAGCTTACCGCAATTCGTTAAAAATTGTAGTACTAGATGACTATTCTAAAGTTTTTTTACTGCCATTAACATATAATAAATGGTATACAGCTAACACCGTTTTATCATTAATTCCGATTGGAAAAGTGAGTGGAATAACTACAAAAAACTTATTTTATCCACTAAATAACGAAGTACTAACCATTGGATATCGTACCGGAAGCAGCAATCATGTAACCGAAGACGGCATTGTTTCAATAGAACACATTGAAGGTGATTTGCTATTGATGGAATGTTGGGACTAA
- the lgt gene encoding prolipoprotein diacylglyceryl transferase, translating into MIHTLNMVWNPSEGIDLGFFLLRFYSLSWVLAFGLGWYVMKPIFMRENESVDSLDKLFVYTLVATMLGARLGHVLFYQSELFYQDPLSILLPISTKPTLHFTGFAGLASHGAAIGIIITMFYIQRRVIKRSFLWILDRIVIPVSLGAIFIRLGNFMNSEIVGTETSSAFGIKFLRDKYSPNEAMQLTQIGDKNEAYQAIATNPQFVEYLTAVTPKHPAQLYEAICYVFVFAILMFLYWKTEARNKAGYLFGLFLILLWSIRFVVEFVKESQGGFEQYTIFNALSTGQWLSIPFIIIGFYFVWKAKVVKED; encoded by the coding sequence ATGATTCACACACTCAATATGGTTTGGAATCCTTCGGAAGGGATTGATTTAGGATTTTTCTTACTACGTTTTTATAGTCTTTCTTGGGTATTGGCTTTTGGATTAGGCTGGTATGTGATGAAACCTATTTTCATGAGAGAAAACGAATCGGTTGACTCATTAGATAAATTATTTGTGTACACTTTGGTGGCTACAATGCTTGGTGCAAGATTAGGACACGTTTTGTTTTATCAATCTGAATTATTTTACCAAGATCCATTGAGTATTTTATTACCAATTAGCACAAAACCAACTTTACATTTCACAGGTTTTGCAGGATTAGCGAGTCATGGAGCGGCAATTGGTATCATTATCACTATGTTTTACATTCAAAGAAGAGTCATCAAGCGTTCATTTTTATGGATTTTAGACCGAATTGTAATTCCAGTATCTTTAGGTGCGATTTTTATTCGTTTAGGGAATTTCATGAATTCTGAAATCGTTGGAACTGAAACTAGTTCTGCGTTCGGAATTAAATTCTTAAGAGACAAATATAGTCCGAATGAAGCTATGCAATTAACCCAAATCGGAGATAAAAATGAAGCTTATCAAGCAATTGCTACAAACCCTCAATTTGTAGAATATTTAACAGCTGTAACGCCTAAACATCCCGCACAATTATACGAGGCTATTTGCTATGTTTTTGTTTTCGCTATTTTGATGTTTTTATATTGGAAAACAGAAGCAAGAAACAAAGCTGGTTACTTATTTGGCTTGTTCTTAATATTACTTTGGTCAATTCGTTTTGTGGTGGAATTTGTGAAGGAAAGTCAAGGTGGTTTTGAGCAATACACAATCTTTAATGCACTTTCAACAGGGCAATGGTTGAGTATTCCTTTTATTATTATTGGATTTTACTTTGTTTGGAAAGCGAAAGTGGTTAAAGAAGATTAA
- the yidD gene encoding membrane protein insertion efficiency factor YidD, producing MCSQHQSKYPKTLKQWVIYPFVLLVRFYQVGISPFTPATCRFEPTCSSYTIQALQKHGVFKGGWLALKRIFSCHPWGRSGYDPVP from the coding sequence ATGTGTAGCCAACACCAATCGAAATATCCAAAAACACTGAAACAATGGGTGATTTATCCGTTTGTTTTATTGGTGCGATTTTATCAGGTTGGCATCTCCCCTTTCACACCCGCTACTTGCCGTTTTGAACCAACATGTTCTAGTTATACCATTCAAGCATTGCAGAAACACGGCGTTTTTAAAGGTGGTTGGTTAGCTTTGAAACGCATTTTTAGTTGTCATCCTTGGGGACGAAGTGGTTATGATCCGGTGCCATGA
- a CDS encoding TonB-dependent receptor: MLQQKLYWFLCFFSLLGFGQEKMILSGVASDTNTNETLIGVSVYIAELNIGTYTNEYGFYSISLPKGTYTVQISYIGFETITEKIEINQNTKKNFGLIESKLELNEVVITKNIYRNNIKKPEMSVNKLSINTIKQMPAILGETDVIKSILTLPGVTNAGEGQSGFNVRGGSADQNLVLLDEATIYNTSHLFGFFSVFNTDAIKDLKLYKGGIPSRFGGRVASVLEIYQKDGNSTNFHMSGGIGIISSRLLAEGPIVKDKGSFLFAGRSSYAHLFLKLTDNKNSAYFYDLNTKLSYKLNENNNLYASGYFGRDVFSLNQSFVNTYGNSVFNLRWNHLFSNKLFSNLSLIYSDYYYGLKLDFIGFNWDSGIKNYNLKYDFKHYISDKVKLFYGANAIYHDFNPGKIEPTNDTSGINPDQLAKKYAFEPAVYVDVEQQITDKLSINYGLRYSKFYRLGDEEINLYANNQAVVYNEDFQIYEKGTPTGTKSYGKNETIAEFGNLEPRVSVAYSLNENSSIKASYNRMSQYLHLISNTQSPTPLDVWAPSDDYLKPQILDQVAFGYFKNFKNDDYTLEVETFYKKLKNRVDYIDGADLIANDDIEQVVLNGEARAYGLEILARKNNGKLNGWISYTLSRSEQRTPGRTAVETGINNGNWYKTGWDKLHNISITSMYKLNEKWSFSSIFTLQSGQPVTYPNGQYQYQGITVPTYGLRNENRLPTYHRLDISATLVPEKNKNRNWYGEWIFGIYNLYSRKNAASISFRQNQDSGNNEAVRLSIFGIVPSVTYNFKF; the protein is encoded by the coding sequence ATGCTACAACAAAAACTTTATTGGTTTTTATGCTTCTTTTCGCTTCTTGGATTTGGACAAGAAAAAATGATCTTGAGCGGAGTTGCATCAGACACGAACACTAATGAAACATTAATTGGCGTTTCGGTCTACATCGCTGAACTGAACATTGGAACTTATACAAATGAGTATGGTTTTTATTCCATTTCGTTACCCAAAGGAACATATACTGTTCAAATTAGTTACATAGGGTTTGAAACTATCACGGAAAAGATAGAAATCAATCAAAATACAAAGAAAAACTTTGGTCTAATTGAAAGTAAGCTAGAACTGAATGAAGTTGTAATTACCAAAAATATATACAGAAACAACATAAAAAAACCTGAAATGAGTGTTAATAAATTATCGATTAATACCATAAAACAAATGCCAGCAATTTTAGGAGAAACCGATGTTATAAAATCTATTTTAACATTACCTGGAGTAACAAATGCTGGAGAAGGTCAATCAGGATTCAATGTTCGAGGAGGTTCTGCAGATCAAAACTTAGTTTTACTTGACGAAGCAACGATATACAATACGTCACATTTATTTGGATTCTTTTCTGTTTTTAACACCGACGCAATTAAAGACCTAAAATTATATAAAGGAGGAATCCCATCACGATTTGGTGGTCGAGTAGCGTCTGTGCTAGAAATTTACCAAAAAGATGGAAATAGTACGAATTTTCATATGAGTGGAGGAATTGGTATCATATCTAGTAGATTATTAGCTGAAGGTCCGATTGTAAAAGATAAAGGTTCATTTTTATTTGCTGGAAGAAGTTCGTATGCACATTTATTTTTAAAATTAACCGACAATAAAAATTCAGCCTATTTTTATGATTTGAACACTAAACTAAGCTATAAACTTAACGAAAACAATAATTTATATGCTTCAGGCTATTTTGGAAGAGATGTTTTTAGCTTAAATCAAAGTTTTGTAAACACGTACGGAAATTCGGTTTTTAATTTACGTTGGAATCATTTATTTTCAAATAAACTTTTTTCCAATCTTTCTTTAATTTACAGTGATTACTACTATGGATTAAAACTAGATTTTATAGGATTTAACTGGGATAGCGGAATTAAAAATTACAATTTAAAATATGATTTTAAACATTATATTTCTGATAAAGTAAAACTTTTTTACGGAGCAAATGCTATTTATCATGACTTTAATCCTGGTAAAATTGAACCAACAAATGACACTTCGGGAATTAATCCTGATCAATTAGCAAAAAAATATGCTTTTGAACCTGCTGTTTATGTTGATGTAGAGCAACAAATTACAGATAAATTAAGCATTAACTATGGTTTACGTTACAGTAAATTTTATCGATTAGGTGACGAAGAAATTAATTTATACGCAAATAATCAGGCTGTTGTTTATAATGAAGATTTTCAAATTTATGAAAAAGGAACTCCAACGGGAACAAAATCCTATGGAAAAAATGAAACAATTGCTGAATTTGGCAATTTAGAACCACGTGTTTCAGTTGCTTACAGCTTAAATGAAAACAGCTCAATTAAAGCAAGTTACAATCGAATGTCGCAATATTTGCATTTAATTTCTAACACACAATCTCCAACGCCATTAGATGTGTGGGCTCCAAGTGACGATTATTTAAAACCTCAAATTTTAGATCAAGTTGCCTTTGGATATTTTAAAAACTTTAAGAATGATGATTATACTCTTGAAGTTGAAACTTTCTACAAAAAACTAAAAAACAGAGTAGATTATATAGATGGTGCCGATTTAATTGCTAATGACGATATTGAACAAGTGGTTTTAAATGGAGAAGCTAGAGCCTATGGTTTAGAAATTTTAGCTCGTAAAAATAATGGAAAACTTAATGGTTGGATTTCCTATACTCTTTCTCGTTCCGAACAAAGAACACCCGGAAGAACAGCAGTTGAAACCGGAATTAATAATGGAAATTGGTATAAAACAGGTTGGGATAAATTACACAATATTTCTATCACCAGCATGTATAAGTTAAATGAAAAGTGGAGTTTTAGTAGTATTTTCACATTGCAATCTGGACAGCCGGTAACCTATCCTAATGGCCAATATCAATATCAAGGTATTACAGTTCCTACTTACGGATTACGCAATGAAAACAGACTACCAACATACCATCGTTTAGATATATCGGCAACTTTAGTTCCTGAAAAAAATAAAAACCGAAATTGGTATGGTGAGTGGATTTTTGGAATTTACAACCTTTACAGTCGAAAAAACGCTGCTTCAATTAGTTTTAGACAAAATCAAGATTCAGGTAATAATGAAGCCGTTCGTTTATCTATTTTTGGTATCGTACCAAGTGTAACCTATAATTTTAAATTTTAA
- the folE gene encoding GTP cyclohydrolase I FolE, translating into MIQNEDFQDEIGNNHIATSTQTPMRDDAFAISDEEKIELIKKDVEHILNTLGLDLTDDSLKGTPNRVAKMFVKEIFGGLNPTKKPSSSTFDNKYKYGEMLVEKNIVVYSTCEHHLLPIVGRAHVAYISNGTVVGLSKMNRIVDFYAKRPQVQERLTIQIVQELQKVLGTEDVACVIDAKHLCVNSRGIRDIESSTVTAEYGGKFKEDKVRREFLDYIKLDTQF; encoded by the coding sequence ATGATACAAAACGAGGATTTTCAAGACGAAATAGGAAACAACCACATTGCAACAAGTACTCAAACACCCATGCGTGACGATGCTTTCGCTATTTCTGATGAAGAAAAAATTGAATTGATTAAAAAAGATGTAGAACATATTTTAAACACATTAGGTTTAGATTTAACAGATGACAGCTTAAAAGGAACGCCTAATCGTGTAGCAAAAATGTTTGTTAAAGAAATTTTTGGCGGTTTAAATCCTACTAAAAAACCAAGTTCTTCAACCTTTGATAATAAATATAAATATGGTGAAATGTTAGTAGAAAAAAACATTGTTGTTTATTCTACTTGTGAACACCATTTATTACCAATCGTAGGTCGTGCACACGTGGCTTATATTTCAAATGGAACTGTAGTAGGTTTATCAAAAATGAATCGTATTGTAGATTTTTATGCTAAAAGACCTCAGGTTCAAGAACGTTTAACTATTCAGATAGTTCAAGAATTACAAAAAGTATTAGGAACTGAAGATGTAGCCTGCGTAATTGACGCTAAACACTTGTGCGTAAATTCGAGAGGAATTCGTGATATTGAAAGCAGTACTGTTACAGCAGAATATGGCGGAAAATTCAAAGAAGATAAAGTTCGTAGAGAATTTTTAGATTATATTAAATTAGATACACAGTTTTAA
- a CDS encoding type II toxin-antitoxin system RelE/ParE family toxin, with amino-acid sequence MAERIIVWSSKAKIDLKNLYEFYNYHNKSKTYSLKLHRKIQKEIKLLLKQPEIVKKTNKIGVRGLLIDNHYLFYEIFQEHIVVLAVWENSQNPSKLKP; translated from the coding sequence ATGGCTGAAAGAATAATTGTTTGGTCTTCAAAAGCAAAAATTGATTTAAAAAACCTTTATGAATTTTACAACTATCACAATAAAAGCAAAACCTATTCTCTTAAATTACATAGAAAAATTCAAAAAGAAATTAAACTATTGCTTAAACAACCCGAAATTGTCAAAAAAACAAATAAAATTGGAGTTAGAGGCTTGTTAATTGACAACCATTACCTTTTCTACGAAATTTTTCAAGAACATATTGTTGTTTTAGCCGTATGGGAAAACAGCCAAAACCCTTCAAAATTAAAGCCTTAA
- the cysS gene encoding cysteine--tRNA ligase has translation MELHKNQTLQLYNTLSGEKETFTPIHEGNIGMYVCGPTVYSNVHLGNVRTFMSFDVIFRYLLHLEYKVRYVRNITDAGHLTDDGDVDNDRFVKQSRLEKLEPMEIVQKYTVDFHKVLDTFNFLPPTIEPTATGHILEQIELTQKLIDTGFAYESNGSVYFDVFAYNQKGMNYGELSNRNIEELFANTRDLDGQTEKKNPQDFALWKNASPAHIMRWNSPWGEGFPGWHLECTAMSTKYLGETFDIHGGGMDLKFPHHECEVAQGKACNGHSPVNFWMHTNMLTMNGLRMSKSTGNYILPMELVTGENTFFEKPFQPNIVRFCFLQAHYRSVLDISNDAMLASEKGYSRLMESYKLIPMLKAGKTSTLDIASWKQSCYDAMNDDFNTPILIAQLFEGARYINLVNDGKESLTAEDIKLLQNTISSFLFDVLGISNEATSGNSNTTEKLSGVVEMLIGMRNEARANKNFALSDQIRDQLLALGIQLKDGKEGTSFSF, from the coding sequence ATGGAATTACATAAAAATCAAACGTTGCAATTATACAATACGCTTTCGGGCGAAAAAGAAACCTTTACTCCTATTCATGAAGGGAATATTGGGATGTATGTTTGCGGCCCTACTGTTTACAGTAATGTGCACTTAGGAAACGTGCGTACATTTATGAGTTTTGATGTAATTTTTAGATATTTATTGCATTTAGAATATAAAGTTAGATACGTTAGAAATATTACCGATGCAGGGCATTTAACCGATGATGGCGATGTGGATAACGACCGTTTTGTGAAACAATCGCGCTTGGAGAAATTAGAACCTATGGAAATCGTACAGAAATATACGGTGGATTTTCACAAGGTTTTGGATACCTTTAATTTTCTTCCGCCAACGATTGAACCTACAGCAACGGGACATATTTTAGAACAAATTGAGTTAACTCAAAAATTAATTGATACCGGATTTGCTTATGAAAGCAATGGTTCGGTATATTTTGATGTGTTTGCTTATAACCAAAAAGGAATGAATTACGGTGAATTGAGTAACCGTAACATTGAAGAACTTTTTGCTAATACCCGTGATTTAGACGGACAAACCGAAAAGAAAAATCCGCAAGATTTTGCCCTTTGGAAAAATGCTTCTCCAGCACACATTATGCGTTGGAACTCGCCTTGGGGTGAAGGTTTTCCTGGTTGGCATTTAGAGTGTACCGCAATGAGTACGAAATACTTAGGCGAAACTTTTGATATTCACGGTGGTGGAATGGATTTGAAATTCCCGCATCATGAGTGCGAAGTAGCACAAGGAAAAGCTTGTAATGGTCATTCACCAGTTAATTTTTGGATGCACACCAATATGTTAACCATGAACGGTTTACGCATGAGTAAATCGACTGGAAACTATATTCTTCCAATGGAATTGGTTACGGGTGAAAATACGTTTTTCGAAAAACCTTTCCAACCTAATATTGTACGTTTTTGTTTCTTACAAGCACATTATAGAAGTGTTTTAGATATTTCTAATGATGCCATGTTAGCCAGCGAAAAAGGCTATTCTCGTTTGATGGAATCATACAAATTAATTCCGATGTTGAAAGCTGGCAAAACTTCTACCTTAGATATTGCAAGTTGGAAACAAAGTTGTTATGATGCGATGAATGACGATTTTAATACCCCAATTTTAATTGCTCAATTATTTGAAGGCGCGCGTTACATCAATTTGGTAAACGACGGAAAAGAATCGTTAACTGCGGAAGATATTAAGTTATTACAAAATACGATTTCAAGTTTCTTATTTGATGTGTTAGGAATTAGTAATGAAGCTACTTCAGGAAATTCCAATACTACTGAAAAATTAAGTGGCGTTGTTGAAATGTTAATTGGGATGCGAAACGAAGCTAGAGCAAACAAAAACTTTGCTTTATCGGACCAAATTCGTGACCAATTATTAGCATTAGGCATTCAATTAAAAGACGGAAAAGAAGGAACTAGTTTTAGTTTTTAA